The following proteins come from a genomic window of Candidatus Bathyarchaeia archaeon:
- the sepF gene encoding cell division protein SepF encodes MKLPKLGETLGKVFGRGRKEAGESASGGEEKSVVPVGAPAEKVYLKALPLRDLEDVEMIKQEVKLGNVLILKVSPLAKKSIDDVKMAVSQLMEFTQSVGGDIARLGEERVVITPSFIRIWREKTATAGGALPTAA; translated from the coding sequence TTGAAGTTGCCAAAATTGGGTGAGACTTTAGGCAAGGTTTTTGGAAGGGGTAGGAAGGAAGCTGGGGAGTCTGCGAGTGGTGGGGAAGAGAAATCTGTTGTCCCTGTGGGTGCCCCTGCTGAGAAGGTGTATTTGAAGGCGTTGCCGCTTCGAGACTTGGAGGATGTGGAGATGATTAAGCAGGAGGTGAAGTTGGGCAACGTGTTGATTTTGAAGGTGAGTCCTTTGGCTAAGAAGAGCATTGACGACGTGAAGATGGCTGTGAGTCAGCTTATGGAGTTTACGCAGTCTGTGGGCGGGGACATTGCTAGGCTTGGTGAGGAGCGGGTTGTAATTACGCCTTCGTTCATTCGGATTTGGCGTGAGAAGACTGCGACTGCTGGAGGAGCCTTGCCTACTGCGGCTTAG
- a CDS encoding DUF1947 domain-containing protein has translation MPETMRRQFLREKDAAKLLDEFSGKLRIDLKELLQTKKPSVEVAENPDAELIYLGGKPLAARLKGVLVPTLLFEKALLRLPKIVVNMGAVPHICNGADVLAPGVVKVDGAFLANDFAVVVDERHRKPLAVVIALVDSEAIRGLARGKVAGNLHYVGDALWSLLKKG, from the coding sequence ATGCCCGAGACTATGCGTAGACAGTTTCTGAGAGAGAAAGACGCCGCAAAGCTGTTGGATGAGTTTTCAGGGAAACTGAGAATCGACTTGAAAGAGCTGCTGCAGACGAAGAAGCCGAGTGTGGAAGTGGCTGAGAACCCGGATGCTGAACTGATTTATCTTGGTGGTAAACCGTTGGCTGCTAGGCTCAAGGGCGTGCTTGTTCCAACTTTGTTGTTTGAGAAGGCGTTGCTGCGTCTTCCTAAGATCGTGGTGAATATGGGTGCGGTGCCGCACATTTGTAACGGTGCGGATGTTCTGGCGCCTGGCGTGGTTAAAGTTGATGGGGCTTTCTTGGCAAACGACTTTGCGGTTGTGGTTGATGAGCGGCATCGGAAGCCGTTGGCTGTGGTTATCGCTCTGGTTGACTCGGAAGCTATTCGCGGATTGGCTCGGGGTAAGGTTGCGGGGAATCTTCATTATGTGGGTGATGCGCTATGGAGCCTGCTGAAGAAGGGGTGA
- a CDS encoding ABC transporter permease has protein sequence MSDKNSGNSRNPLHGLWALTNRELKKWYKNPFLLFMSILQPIIWMGLFGKAMNLGAVFTNFNPTLPPTVPVEVRPLIEQAMSELSKQLLVDTFGTQDYFSYMSVGILTFVVLFTTMFSGISIVWDRRLGFLNKVLSTPVARGSIIMSKVLSAVMRSLLQAAIILGFASLLGLTPSATFSPINLLGVFAALFLISIGLSAIFILIAIRSTRWETQMAVMNLLNLPLLFSSNTLFPIHLMPDWLQTVARVNPITYVNDATRQLILYELDMQKLLFDFTYLGVFALVFTSIGILLSWKYLTR, from the coding sequence ATGAGTGACAAGAACAGCGGCAATTCTAGGAATCCGTTACATGGGCTTTGGGCCTTAACTAACCGAGAGCTGAAAAAATGGTACAAGAACCCGTTTCTCTTGTTCATGAGTATACTTCAACCCATAATCTGGATGGGCTTGTTCGGAAAAGCCATGAACTTAGGCGCGGTGTTTACCAACTTCAACCCAACTTTGCCACCCACAGTTCCCGTCGAAGTTCGACCCCTTATTGAGCAGGCAATGTCTGAATTGTCAAAGCAATTGCTTGTGGACACATTCGGTACTCAGGATTACTTCTCCTACATGTCGGTGGGCATACTCACATTTGTCGTACTGTTCACAACAATGTTCAGCGGCATATCAATTGTCTGGGATCGCCGCTTGGGCTTCTTGAACAAAGTCTTAAGCACACCCGTGGCTAGAGGCTCGATAATAATGTCTAAAGTGTTGTCAGCTGTGATGCGCTCACTACTGCAAGCAGCCATAATCTTAGGCTTCGCCTCTCTCCTAGGCTTGACACCAAGCGCAACGTTCAGTCCGATAAATCTACTAGGAGTTTTCGCAGCATTATTCCTCATCAGCATAGGTTTGTCTGCGATTTTCATTTTGATTGCCATACGCTCGACGAGATGGGAAACTCAGATGGCTGTTATGAATCTGCTCAACCTGCCTCTGCTATTCTCAAGCAATACGTTGTTTCCGATTCACCTGATGCCTGACTGGCTGCAAACCGTAGCGAGAGTAAACCCAATAACCTATGTTAATGATGCAACTCGGCAACTCATCCTCTACGAACTAGACATGCAGAAACTTCTCTTTGACTTTACGTACTTGGGCGTATTCGCATTAGTCTTCACATCAATCGGCATATTGCTCTCATGGAAATACCTAACCCGGTAG
- a CDS encoding 50S ribosomal protein L37e produces MPRISKGTSSFGRHMGKTVHIKCRRCGRRSYHVTKKRCAACGYGETTHIRRFSWQNKKLTGLRLR; encoded by the coding sequence ATGCCACGCATAAGCAAGGGCACATCTTCATTCGGACGCCACATGGGCAAAACCGTGCACATAAAATGCCGACGCTGCGGCAGACGAAGCTACCACGTCACCAAAAAACGCTGCGCAGCCTGCGGCTACGGCGAAACCACACACATACGACGCTTCAGCTGGCAAAACAAGAAACTAACCGGTCTGAGACTCCGCTAA
- a CDS encoding HAD family hydrolase, which translates to MLLDLDGTLVDSTEALKEAGRAGFIALGLSNVDYGKTAFEVARRLEQDLPIDELFSKFRMGKEAEERFLPAYLDAYYSAVITKSKPFPKIRETLAALSTRFPLGLITLRYVVREQIIDELEHLGLRKFFRVVVTALDVEKPKPSPDALLVAAKKLGVPISQCAIVGDSIVDVQAGKAAGAKTIAVLTGLFSRKELATMRPDLVLKSAGELPTHISTS; encoded by the coding sequence TTGCTCCTAGATTTGGACGGCACTCTGGTAGACTCTACTGAAGCCCTTAAAGAAGCTGGCAGAGCTGGATTCATTGCTTTGGGCTTGTCCAATGTCGATTATGGCAAAACAGCGTTTGAGGTTGCCCGCAGACTTGAACAGGACTTGCCGATAGATGAGTTGTTTTCCAAGTTTCGCATGGGAAAGGAAGCTGAGGAGAGGTTTCTTCCAGCATACTTGGACGCCTATTATTCGGCAGTCATAACGAAGAGTAAGCCTTTCCCCAAGATTAGAGAAACGTTGGCGGCTCTCTCAACGCGTTTCCCCTTAGGCTTGATAACTCTGCGCTACGTTGTCCGAGAACAGATAATCGATGAACTGGAGCATTTGGGGTTGAGGAAATTCTTCCGAGTTGTGGTCACAGCCCTAGACGTAGAGAAGCCTAAACCGTCGCCAGACGCATTGCTCGTGGCTGCCAAAAAACTTGGCGTTCCCATCAGCCAATGCGCCATAGTGGGCGATTCAATCGTGGATGTTCAAGCGGGAAAAGCGGCGGGAGCTAAGACCATTGCTGTATTGACAGGCTTATTTAGCCGCAAAGAGTTGGCCACCATGAGACCAGACCTGGTGCTAAAGAGTGCGGGTGAGCTTCCAACACATATATCTACAAGTTAG
- a CDS encoding ATP-binding cassette domain-containing protein: MVEGLTRVFNKNLVAVDHINFSVQEGEILGFLGPNGAGKTTTINMLITVLKPTEGNAKVCGYDINKQSSEVRNCIGVVPQEYTADEDLTGLENILLCADLYGIPREVSKKRAEELLALIELTKFKDKQVATYSGGMRRRLELACGLINRPHVFFLDEPTLGLDVQTRAATWNYIRLLKKEFGMTIFMTTHYLEEADMLCDRIAIIDHGKIVTVGAPEQLKEGLGGDIMTLSIKDAKADITGVIQKVPKVKEVRKQDGTYRIKLQDGEETAPTIIDAVRAEGYTVTRLSLTKPTLDEVYLEFTGKTMREEEEAKEQIFTQRITMRRARGERR; the protein is encoded by the coding sequence ATGGTTGAAGGTTTGACCAGAGTCTTCAACAAGAACTTGGTTGCCGTAGATCACATCAACTTCAGCGTTCAAGAAGGGGAAATCTTGGGCTTCCTCGGACCAAACGGGGCAGGCAAAACCACAACCATCAACATGCTCATAACCGTACTGAAGCCCACCGAAGGCAACGCCAAAGTCTGCGGCTATGACATAAACAAGCAATCTAGCGAAGTCAGAAACTGCATAGGCGTAGTCCCGCAGGAATACACAGCTGATGAGGATTTAACAGGTCTAGAGAACATTTTGCTCTGCGCTGACCTGTACGGGATACCACGCGAAGTCTCAAAGAAACGAGCGGAGGAGCTCTTAGCGCTTATTGAGTTGACTAAGTTCAAAGACAAGCAGGTGGCTACGTACTCGGGGGGCATGAGACGAAGGCTTGAACTTGCTTGCGGTTTGATCAATCGCCCTCATGTTTTTTTCTTAGATGAGCCTACTCTTGGCTTGGATGTTCAGACTAGGGCAGCCACATGGAATTATATCAGGTTGCTCAAGAAGGAATTCGGCATGACCATTTTCATGACTACACACTATTTGGAGGAGGCAGACATGCTCTGCGACCGCATAGCCATAATCGATCATGGAAAGATCGTCACAGTGGGCGCTCCGGAGCAGTTGAAGGAAGGCTTGGGCGGAGACATCATGACCCTAAGCATCAAAGACGCCAAAGCCGACATCACTGGTGTAATTCAGAAGGTTCCCAAAGTGAAGGAAGTGCGAAAGCAGGATGGCACTTACCGAATCAAATTGCAGGACGGCGAGGAAACAGCTCCAACCATCATTGATGCAGTGAGAGCAGAAGGATACACAGTCACGCGGCTTTCGTTGACAAAGCCAACACTGGACGAAGTCTATCTTGAATTCACAGGCAAGACCATGCGAGAGGAAGAGGAAGCTAAAGAACAGATTTTCACGCAGAGAATCACCATGAGACGGGCAAGAGGTGAACGAAGATGA
- a CDS encoding ABC transporter ATP-binding protein, with protein sequence MTTVVEAVDLKKTYVLGKVPVDALCGIDLKVDKGDFLAILGPSGSGKSTLLNMIGALDKPTNGKILIEGIDVSTLSDNQLADLRRNIGFVFQFFNLIPRFSARENVELAMAVTDIGRNERKKRADQLLESVGLKERTSHKPTELSGGEQQRVAIARALANNPKFLIMDEPTGNIDSKTAGEIVELIKRLNEEQGVTIILVTHDAHMAAKAKRMVQMLDGVIVQETVNEHESK encoded by the coding sequence ATGACAACAGTCGTTGAAGCAGTTGACCTGAAGAAAACCTACGTGCTTGGCAAGGTACCTGTAGATGCTCTCTGCGGCATTGACTTGAAGGTTGATAAAGGCGATTTCCTAGCCATCCTTGGCCCCTCTGGAAGCGGCAAATCCACGCTACTAAACATGATAGGAGCCTTGGACAAACCGACTAACGGCAAGATCCTAATCGAAGGCATTGACGTTTCAACACTAAGCGACAATCAACTGGCAGATTTGCGGCGCAATATTGGCTTCGTGTTTCAATTCTTCAATCTCATACCGCGATTCAGCGCCCGCGAAAACGTTGAGCTGGCCATGGCTGTCACCGACATCGGTAGAAACGAGAGAAAAAAACGAGCTGACCAGCTTCTTGAATCTGTGGGCTTGAAAGAAAGAACAAGTCACAAGCCAACTGAACTGAGTGGCGGCGAACAGCAAAGAGTTGCGATTGCACGAGCGTTGGCAAACAATCCCAAGTTCTTGATCATGGACGAGCCCACGGGAAACATCGACTCCAAAACAGCTGGCGAAATAGTTGAGTTGATTAAGCGGCTAAACGAAGAGCAAGGAGTCACGATAATCTTGGTTACCCATGATGCCCACATGGCGGCTAAAGCCAAGCGAATGGTGCAGATGCTTGACGGCGTCATAGTGCAGGAGACGGTTAATGAACATGAAAGCAAATGA
- a CDS encoding ABC transporter permease → MNMKANDIFSYAFSAIKLRKLRAGLTTLGVVIGIAAIVALLSLGQGFQDAITAQFEKGFATNTLIVSPRGFQGESSYQLLVNDTATIESIENVTLAVPVIQKTVYAKIGERTFIINVAGVDFSEYGGIFDSTFIAESGNIPSNPKSDAIVVGARIHDPWQNGTTLANVGDSVEIIWTTFSSGFTRKNETYTGHVVAVLKEVGGFSFGGPSDIGVYIPISKAEDFFGSQEVNSIIAQLKDSEDATINDVSEAIRNAFGGQVSVTSSTAVLGTIASVFSFIELFLAGVAGISLLVAGIGIMNIMIVSLMERTREIGILKALGMKGRTVLLIFLSEAIIIGLLGAIIGIALGVGLAEGVARFGFLAMEGQGFRQGGPMNQDTTDLTITPVLTPTVFVGAFSFGLLVSMIFALYPAWRASKLKPVDALRYE, encoded by the coding sequence ATGAACATGAAAGCAAATGACATCTTCTCGTATGCTTTCAGCGCGATCAAGTTGAGAAAACTGCGTGCCGGTTTGACAACCTTGGGCGTGGTTATCGGCATCGCTGCAATAGTCGCTTTGCTGTCGCTTGGACAAGGATTCCAAGATGCAATTACAGCGCAGTTTGAGAAAGGCTTTGCGACGAACACGTTGATTGTTTCTCCACGCGGCTTTCAGGGCGAGTCCAGCTACCAGTTGCTTGTAAACGACACCGCGACAATTGAGAGCATTGAAAACGTGACCTTGGCGGTGCCGGTGATCCAGAAGACCGTCTACGCGAAAATAGGCGAAAGAACCTTCATAATCAATGTGGCAGGAGTCGACTTTTCAGAATACGGCGGCATTTTCGACTCTACCTTCATTGCTGAAAGCGGAAACATTCCATCGAACCCCAAAAGCGACGCGATCGTAGTTGGCGCACGCATACACGATCCATGGCAGAATGGCACAACGCTGGCCAATGTAGGCGACTCCGTAGAAATCATCTGGACCACATTCAGTAGCGGTTTCACACGCAAGAATGAAACCTACACTGGCCATGTTGTAGCTGTTTTGAAAGAGGTTGGCGGCTTCAGCTTTGGCGGGCCTTCAGACATAGGCGTTTACATTCCAATTTCGAAGGCTGAAGACTTCTTTGGCAGTCAGGAAGTCAACTCAATTATTGCGCAGTTGAAGGACAGTGAAGACGCTACTATTAATGATGTTTCGGAAGCGATCAGAAATGCTTTCGGTGGTCAAGTGTCTGTGACTTCGTCAACCGCTGTTTTGGGCACTATTGCGTCGGTCTTCTCTTTCATTGAGCTTTTCCTCGCGGGCGTTGCTGGCATCTCGCTTCTGGTGGCTGGCATAGGCATAATGAACATCATGATCGTGTCATTAATGGAGCGGACAAGAGAAATAGGCATACTGAAAGCTCTCGGAATGAAAGGACGAACCGTTCTGTTGATCTTCCTAAGCGAAGCCATAATCATCGGTCTCTTGGGAGCAATAATCGGCATTGCGTTAGGCGTAGGCTTGGCTGAAGGAGTTGCACGATTCGGTTTCTTAGCCATGGAAGGGCAAGGCTTCAGGCAGGGCGGACCCATGAATCAAGATACAACTGATCTTACGATAACGCCTGTTCTGACGCCCACGGTTTTTGTTGGAGCTTTTTCCTTCGGCTTGCTGGTCAGCATGATTTTCGCGTTGTACCCAGCTTGGCGGGCTTCAAAACTTAAACCAGTGGATGCTTTAAGATACGAATAA
- a CDS encoding LSM domain-containing protein: MSEMTTQILEESLGKIVLVRLKGGKSLRGRLKGYDQHLNLVLEETEDTTNTENLRKLGVIIVRGDNVILISPPPR, from the coding sequence ATGAGCGAAATGACCACACAAATACTTGAAGAAAGCCTAGGCAAAATCGTACTCGTACGGCTAAAAGGCGGCAAAAGCCTACGAGGCAGACTCAAAGGCTACGACCAACACCTCAACCTAGTCCTAGAAGAAACCGAAGACACCACAAACACCGAGAACCTACGAAAGCTCGGAGTCATCATTGTGAGAGGCGACAACGTCATCCTAATTTCTCCGCCTCCACGCTAA
- a CDS encoding TPM domain-containing protein produces MPESSRRRFFFAFFIVLIFAAAPLTTAQVVDELWVDEIETYLFQVDYDTTAEIVVYIVQSLRGHGIKDSDGNEINEIVQLGVHIFNEVPLPTPNGDVVGIGKKDLHNGVLVLIAMEEREWRIEVGYGLGGDITDIEAKMIAETYLVPRFQEGNYGEGLYDTVVALSEEIPIPNPVPGLPLRSRYFYENLNPPAGIELPLWLIAVIAVVVGAVIVVVVIVLVYLVRTGRIRPERWRSTGRGGGGWGGGRSPSGGGGRGGGGRSGGGGAGGKW; encoded by the coding sequence ATGCCCGAATCATCGAGGCGCCGATTCTTCTTTGCCTTTTTCATAGTCCTCATTTTTGCCGCTGCACCACTGACCACCGCGCAAGTCGTCGATGAATTGTGGGTTGACGAAATTGAGACCTATCTTTTCCAAGTGGATTATGACACAACGGCTGAGATTGTCGTGTACATTGTGCAGTCGCTTCGAGGACACGGCATCAAGGACAGCGATGGAAACGAAATTAATGAGATAGTCCAGCTTGGTGTTCACATCTTTAATGAAGTGCCTTTGCCCACTCCGAACGGAGACGTGGTAGGAATAGGCAAGAAAGACTTGCATAATGGCGTTCTCGTCTTGATCGCCATGGAGGAGCGCGAGTGGCGAATTGAAGTGGGCTATGGCTTAGGAGGAGATATTACTGATATAGAGGCCAAAATGATAGCTGAAACTTACCTAGTTCCAAGATTTCAGGAAGGCAACTATGGCGAGGGCTTGTATGACACCGTGGTTGCTTTGTCAGAGGAGATTCCCATACCTAACCCAGTTCCAGGCTTGCCATTAAGGAGCAGATACTTTTACGAGAACCTTAACCCGCCAGCGGGGATTGAGCTTCCGCTTTGGCTCATTGCTGTAATTGCCGTCGTTGTCGGCGCAGTCATAGTTGTCGTTGTCATAGTTCTGGTGTATCTGGTTAGAACAGGTAGAATAAGGCCGGAGAGATGGCGGTCTACTGGTCGAGGTGGAGGCGGTTGGGGTGGAGGGCGGTCACCGTCTGGAGGTGGAGGTAGAGGTGGAGGGGGTCGTTCTGGCGGTGGTGGCGCGGGGGGCAAGTGGTGA
- a CDS encoding LemA family protein — protein MNGKLLAVGVILAVVIAVGIFAFLYYGTYNSLVGYEASVDEKWAQVQGALQRRYDLIPRVVNVTRQYLGYEAAILTEITALRSQWAAALQSGNPDTITNATGNMEDGLSRLIVVVESYPELKASEVMVGLISELEGTENRIQTERMRFNEAVRDYNRGIKLFPANLWAGGWGFERREYFQAKVGAEEPPPVPSD, from the coding sequence ATGAATGGAAAATTGTTGGCAGTTGGAGTAATATTAGCTGTCGTCATCGCAGTCGGCATCTTCGCCTTTCTCTACTACGGAACCTACAACAGTCTCGTCGGCTATGAAGCATCCGTTGACGAAAAGTGGGCGCAAGTGCAGGGGGCGCTTCAGAGGCGCTATGATCTGATACCAAGGGTTGTCAACGTAACAAGACAATACTTGGGATATGAAGCAGCAATCCTCACAGAGATAACTGCGCTTAGAAGCCAATGGGCAGCTGCCCTTCAATCGGGAAACCCTGATACAATCACCAATGCGACGGGGAATATGGAAGACGGCCTGTCCAGACTGATCGTGGTCGTCGAGTCATATCCTGAACTTAAAGCCTCAGAGGTCATGGTGGGTCTTATATCCGAGCTAGAAGGCACAGAAAACAGGATCCAAACCGAACGCATGAGGTTTAACGAGGCTGTCAGGGATTACAACCGTGGCATCAAACTCTTCCCAGCTAATCTCTGGGCAGGTGGCTGGGGATTCGAGAGGAGAGAGTATTTCCAAGCTAAAGTTGGAGCAGAAGAACCGCCGCCAGTACCATCTGATTAA